Below is a window of Humulus lupulus chromosome 2, drHumLupu1.1, whole genome shotgun sequence DNA.
AACTAACATACAGCAATTACTTGTTGTAAACAATCatcatgtaaatatatttatgcGAGGTGAGGATGATCTCAACATACCAGCTCGCAAATTAGGCGCTTATGTTCTTCCTCTTTAGCTTCGATCTAACCAAAATAACATTAATAAGTTAAATCATAAAGTATGTActcttattatataataataataataactaaaaaATAGCTTGCAACACAGAGACCTATCTTATCTCGACGTATAcacatatataatattgtttttgAACTTTACGATTTACATATAAATGTATGTATATTTAAATTTGTGAAGAACTTCTCAAGACATACTTAAGTACACAAAGATAAAAACAATTTACTATCGagttattcatatatatatatatatattatagtcaATGCGTAAAGCTAAAGAataaattgtttaaatactaactCAAGGAATTGTGATGGGAAAAAATCATTAATTTATTGTCACTTACATTTTGCCTGAGAATGTTGACTAACTCCGACTGTCATGTAACAAGAGGAGGAAAAAACAAATATGTTAGACATATTGacctataaatatttatatataaaaaaaaaaaaaaataagcaaaTTAAGAGGAGCTTTACTTGCCTTTCTGGCACGAACACTTAATAGGCCATTCTCAAGTGCCTCCTCTATTGGTATCAGTTCATAGTGGTTCAGATTGATATCCTGCCCATTCAGGTGCCTATACAATAATCACACAATTATATAACTATATTAGATGAGAATAAAGGCAGTTACACATTAAtaacttttatatatttaaagttaCTTAAATTGATTATTGTGCAAAAGTGTAAGATCGATGTACCGTACCTCAGCTCGATTACCATGTTCTCATTTTCTTTTTTGACCATTTCGATTTCATTGTACAAATTCTGCGTATTAATTaccaacaaaataaaaataataataagaagaagaaaataaaattgaAGTGCATAATATAATTATGTATATGTAGTTAATTAAGCTATAAGAAACCATTGTTATTGACAATGGAATGTTAGATGTCAAACTAACGACCATATACAGTATTGAGTTCTATATCAGTCACGATTGCAAGAGcatatttatgtgattattaaaATTATACACCATCTAGTGTGTAATGGTCCTCAAGTTTATAACAGTCAAATTAGCTAGAGAAACTATTTTTTTGGAATGAATTCCCGAGACTTATACATACGGCTTGTGATATTGGTCAGAAAACTAACAAACTATACATAGTCCAGGAGGATTTTCTGGTGCGGGTATTTTTGGCTGGTTGAATTTTTTATTAaagtatatattgtagttatttagagcattctgtaaATATTCAGAGTatcaaaaataaatttgaaaCAAATTACCTTACACGTATAAAAAAAACAATTACACGTgtaacaaattatttaaaatttgttttCTGCACAGTAAATTCttcataattttctaaaaatttgcaatatattataaataactacaatatacacgatcattaaaaaaaatatttataaaataattattgaGCCAAAAACTAGAGGGAGTGCccggtgtgattttttttttaggtGCTGTAGAAACCTACAAACTATATAtattcatgtatatttatatattattcctaagtaattctttttttttttgagaaatattGTCTATTATTAGTTATGCTATTCTCTTTAATAATAAGTACCTCTTGCTTACTCTCTGGTATTGAGTGCCCTAGCTATAACATATATGTAGTGATTTCATATAAGAGCTTGGGGATCCACTGATCCTAACCAAATAATAATCAGTAATCTCTTTTGTGTTGCATATTTCTGGTTTTGTTCCCCAGTGTTGTCTTAGAGATCGATTTCCTTTAACAATcttagtgattatttaattaaaattatatatatgggGCTGTAGTAAATTAATATAATAACCCTTTCTCTGAACTTTAGCAAGAAAAAGGGAAGGGGgacataataatatttaataaccAGATctgttattaaataaaaatataaaaatagttgGTAGGCACCTCCTTTTGTAGATCTGTTAGAAACCATAGAGTTCATGTTTCTTAACATGTTTTTGGAAAATTAACCGCTCATTATTTTTCATCGGAACAAAACAAatagaaaatataaattataaaatatatatatgtagatgTAGATGTAGGTTGAACAAAGAAATCATAGACCCGAAAACCTACCTCATGCTTAGCAGGCCATAACTTCTCTTTGGAGTGTTTGTGATATTCCTCACATATGGTACTCAGCCTTCAAACAAAAAGGAACAAAGTTATTATAAAAATACAATTTATATTTTCTCACATgcatatatttataaattaatatataaaatctTACGAATTATCAGGACTACACATGGCATCCATCTTTCCAGATCCAGAAACGATGATGAGTGAAACTTTAACATCACAGAGAATGGCAATCTCCCGAGCCTTCTTAAAGATTCCAGCCTTTCTCTTAGCATAAGTCACTGCCCTATTACTTGTATTCTCTATTTTCTTAATCTCAATCTTTCCCCTTCCCATGTTTTCAACGATTATATATCTCTCTTTTGATCGATCGATCTTAatatactttttatataaaaatatagatatctctctctccctctctcttgaTGAAATATTCTTCTCTCCTCACAATATTTTCTGAGGTAGATCAGTTAGAACTAGTATTTATTAATGGAGAATATGATGTGCATATCTATATAATTAAAAGATGACCActcaaagagagagagaaagagaaataaTAAAGTGACACAGATAAGCTTTCCCATACGGGTTAGAGGCTCATTTACTTTCTAAGTGGCACAGAAAAGAAGTGTTCTTTATGTGTTATAGCTAGTgacatatataaaaatttaatataagcCAACCCCTATTACTGcgatttggtttttttttcttcttatgacTTTCGGTTTTTCTAAGTATCTGTCTCTTTACCTGGTTTTAACTTAATGGGTTTTTTAGGGTTTCAACTAAATTTGAAGTGGGGTTTGAACAAAAACTAGGGTAAAATGTGTTTGATACGTAATTTGACAGGGGTTTGGTTTGCATGTCGTACGTGTAGTTTTCCTAATTGTGTGGTGCTATATAAGACATCTAGTGCCACCTAATACTAACTTTAGCAATAAACAAAGTTTAATATCTTTAAGAGGAGAAGTGAACAGTTACTTTAACCTCTGACAAAACTTTTACTTTCATTTTACTGGTAGCTGCGGTGGTTCTTGCTACTTCCCAGAATTTTTTATGTAAATAAGCAAGGGAAAAAaatttgggattttttttttaatgataaaaccatgaagaaaaaaaatcatcttTTAATCCTTAACATTTACTATTTATATTCAATCCAAACTTCTAATAATAttcaaactaaaaagaaaaaaaaaaaattgttatatatGGCTGGTAAAATTCACTTGTGTGACAATGTGAGAGTAAATACAACT
It encodes the following:
- the LOC133816148 gene encoding floral homeotic protein PMADS 2 translates to MGRGKIEIKKIENTSNRAVTYAKRKAGIFKKAREIAILCDVKVSLIIVSGSGKMDAMCSPDNSLSTICEEYHKHSKEKLWPAKHENLYNEIEMVKKENENMVIELRHLNGQDINLNHYELIPIEEALENGLLSVRARKSELVNILRQNIEAKEEEHKRLICELHQKMEIVGDGYHHDQRVNLRDYNAHIPLAFRVQPMQPNLQDRI